One stretch of Cololabis saira isolate AMF1-May2022 chromosome 15, fColSai1.1, whole genome shotgun sequence DNA includes these proteins:
- the slc39a7 gene encoding zinc transporter Slc39a7, whose amino-acid sequence MGCLRLLALTTSAVLLLSSHPASAHSHSHGDHGHAHSHDHHGHSHGDEDHAHGAQVKMFHGASKWSAEANVPLHEEEHDHHHHGHGHGHDHGHGHDHGHAHSHDHGHGHDHGHGPERTKREADGEKRDLVELWTQAIGATLLISAAPFLILFLIPVQSNSDQHQNLLKVLLSFASGGLLGDAFLHLIPHALEPHSHGQEDHGHSHEDVHEDPEDHGHSHGAAHGHMMSVGLWVLGGIIAFLVVEKFVRLLKGGHSHSHGHSHTAPKEKDSDGEEEKEKKKKDEKQMKSAKEPKKEEKKTTDIKVSAYLNLAADFTHNFTDGLAIGASFLVSPAVGAVTTVTILLHEVPHEIGDFAILIQSGCTKRKAMCLQLLTALGALAGTSCSLLAEGVGATATAWILPFTAGGFVYIATVTVLPELLAGRSSFGQSLMEILALLFGVGMMVLIAEYE is encoded by the exons ATGGGCTGTTTACGTCTACTGGCACTGACCACGTCTGCAGTGCTGCTGTTATCCTCCCATCCGGCCAGCGCTCACAGCCATTCCCATGGCGACCACGGACACGCCCACTCGCACGACCACCACGGCCACTCCCACGGAGACGAGGACCACGCTCACGGCGCTCAGGTGAAGATGTTCCACGGAGCCAGCAAGTGGAGCGCCGAGGCCAACGTTCCTCTACATGAAGAGGAGCATGACCATCATCATCATGGTCACGGACACGGACACGATCACGGGCACGGACACGATCACGGGCACGCCCACTCTCATGATCACGGGCACGGACACGATCACGGACACGGGCCGGAGAGAACCAAGAGGGAAGCAGATGGAGAGAAGAGGGACTTGGTGGAGCTCTGGACACAG GCTATTGGAGCCACGTTGCTGATCAGCGCAGCTCCTTTCCTCATCCTGTTTCTGATCCCAGTTCAGTCCAACAGCgaccagcaccagaacctgctcaAGGTTCTGCTCAGTTTCGCCTCCGGTGGATTGCTGGGCGACGCCTTCCTGCACCTCATCCCACACGCTCTTG AGCCTCACTCTCATGGACAAGAAGATCACGGACACTCGCATGAAGATGTACATGAAGACCCCGAGGATCATGGTCACTCTCATG GAGCCGCCCACGGTCACATGATGTCGGTCGGTCTGTGGGTTCTCGGTGGGATCATCGCATTCCTGGTTGTAGAAAAGTTTGTCCGTCTGCTGAAGGGAGGACACAGTCATTCCCACGGACACTCGCACA CTGCACCCAAAGAAAAGGACAGTGAtggagaggaagaaaaagaaaaaaagaagaaagacgaGAAGCAAATGAAAAGTGCAAAAGAGCCaaagaaggaggagaaaaagaccACAG ATATCAAGGTGTCAGCCTACCTGAACCTGGCTGCCGACTTCACCCACAATTTCACGGACGGTCTGGCCATTGGCGCGTCGTTCCTGGTCAGTCCAGCAGTGGGCGCCGTCACCACCGTCACCATCCTGCTGCACGAGGTCCCGCATGAGATCGGAGACTTTGCCATCCTGATTCAGTCTGGCTGCACCAAGAGGAAG GCCATGTGTCTGCAGCTGCTGACGGCGTTGGGAGCTCTGGCCGGCACATCCTGCTCTTTACTGGCCGAGGGCGTCGGCGCCACGGCCACCGCCTGGATCCTGCCCTTCACGGCCGGGGGGTTCGTTTACATCGCCACGGTGACGGTGCTCCCCGAGCTGCTGGCCGGCCGCTCCAGCTTCGGCCAGTCTCTCATGGAGATCCTGGCTCTGCTGTTCGGCGTGGGCATGATGGTGCTGATCGCAGAGTACGAGTGA